From the genome of Hymenobacter sp. PAMC 26628, one region includes:
- a CDS encoding HEAT repeat domain-containing protein, translated as MNPVKPHSSSNPACAALRPWLPDLADGLPLPAGAQALAAHLPGCPACQAELAELRTLFADLDALPAEVPPLALRDNFLAMLAEEKASLAAAAPAATPAPGLTAQRGEQPLASAPQPAATEQRAATQQWLRIAASVALVAVGALLGLLLRGGQPASQVTMAPGPQVPALATQLAAAVQRPAAATDRLRLVAEAPAAVVAPGDPAVAALINTLSTDPNPNVRLAACEALYRLRADPRVGPALVAALPLQTDPNVQITLIETLVALREKRAVPQLEQLSQQPEVLRAVRQQAEAGIGQLI; from the coding sequence ATGAATCCTGTTAAGCCCCATTCTTCTTCCAACCCGGCGTGCGCCGCCCTGCGGCCCTGGCTGCCCGACCTGGCCGACGGCTTGCCGCTGCCCGCCGGGGCCCAGGCCCTGGCCGCCCACCTGCCCGGGTGCCCCGCCTGCCAGGCCGAGCTAGCCGAGCTGCGCACCCTGTTTGCCGACCTCGATGCCCTGCCCGCCGAAGTGCCCCCACTGGCCTTGCGCGATAATTTCTTGGCCATGCTGGCCGAGGAAAAGGCGTCCTTGGCCGCTGCCGCTCCAGCCGCCACCCCGGCCCCCGGCCTGACGGCCCAGCGCGGTGAGCAGCCGTTGGCAAGCGCCCCGCAACCTGCCGCCACCGAGCAGCGCGCTGCCACCCAGCAGTGGCTGCGCATTGCGGCCAGCGTGGCGCTGGTGGCGGTGGGAGCCCTGCTGGGCCTGCTGTTGCGCGGCGGACAGCCCGCCTCCCAAGTAACGATGGCCCCCGGGCCGCAGGTGCCGGCCCTGGCCACCCAGCTGGCGGCCGCCGTGCAGCGGCCCGCCGCCGCCACCGACCGCCTCCGCCTGGTAGCCGAGGCCCCGGCCGCGGTGGTGGCCCCCGGCGACCCGGCCGTGGCCGCGCTCATCAATACCCTCAGCACCGACCCCAATCCCAACGTGCGGCTGGCTGCCTGCGAGGCCCTGTACCGCCTCCGGGCCGACCCCCGCGTGGGCCCCGCCCTGGTGGCCGCCCTGCCCCTGCAAACCGACCCCAACGTGCAGATTACCCTGATTGAAACCCTCGTGGCGCTGCGTGAAAAGCGCGCCGTGCCCCAGCTCGAACAGCTCAGCCAGCAGCCGGAGGTGCTGCGCGCCGTGCGCCAGCAGGCCGAGGCCGGCATCGGGCAGCTTATCTAA